The following proteins are co-located in the Cognatiyoonia koreensis genome:
- a CDS encoding DNA-directed RNA polymerase subunit alpha encodes MIHKNWAELIKPTQLEVKPGNDPLRSATVVAEPLERGFGLTLGNALRRILMSSLQGAAITAVQIDNVLHEFSSVAGVREDVTDIVLNLKGVAIRMEVEGPKRLSVQAKGPGVVTAGDISETAGIEILNKDHVICHLDDGADLYMELTVNTGKGYVSADKNKPEDAPIGMMSIDAIYSPVKKVSYDVQPTREGQVLDYDKLTMKVETDGSITPDDAVAYAARILQDQLSIFVNFDEPESAQQGSDDDGLEFNPLLLKKVDELELSVRSANCLKNDNIVYIGDLIQKTEAEMLRTPNFGRKSLNEIKEVLSGMGLHLGMDVEDWPPDNIEDLAKKFEDAF; translated from the coding sequence ATGATCCACAAGAACTGGGCTGAGTTAATCAAGCCAACGCAATTGGAAGTCAAACCGGGCAACGATCCGCTGCGGAGCGCAACAGTCGTTGCCGAACCGCTGGAGCGTGGCTTTGGTCTGACACTCGGCAACGCGCTGCGCCGTATTCTGATGTCGTCTTTGCAGGGTGCTGCAATTACGGCTGTTCAGATCGACAATGTGCTGCACGAGTTTTCGTCCGTCGCCGGTGTACGTGAAGACGTTACCGACATCGTGCTGAACCTCAAGGGTGTCGCGATCCGCATGGAAGTCGAAGGGCCAAAGCGTCTTTCCGTTCAGGCCAAAGGCCCGGGCGTTGTCACTGCTGGTGACATCTCGGAAACTGCTGGGATCGAGATCCTGAACAAGGACCACGTCATCTGTCACCTTGACGATGGCGCTGACCTTTACATGGAACTGACCGTCAACACCGGTAAGGGCTATGTATCCGCAGACAAGAACAAGCCAGAAGACGCGCCCATCGGCATGATGTCGATTGATGCGATCTATTCACCTGTGAAGAAAGTCTCTTACGACGTTCAGCCCACACGTGAAGGTCAGGTTCTGGACTATGACAAGCTGACCATGAAGGTCGAAACAGACGGTTCCATCACGCCGGATGATGCCGTGGCCTATGCCGCCCGCATCCTTCAGGACCAGCTGTCGATCTTCGTCAACTTCGACGAACCAGAGTCCGCTCAGCAAGGTTCCGACGACGACGGTCTGGAATTCAATCCGCTTCTGCTCAAGAAAGTGGACGAGCTGGAACTGTCTGTCCGTTCGGCAAACTGCCTCAAGAACGACAACATCGTCTATATCGGTGACCTGATCCAGAAGACCGAAGCCGAAATGCTGCGCACGCCGAACTTTGGCCGCAAGTCCCTGAACGAGATCAAGGAAGTGTTGTCGGGCATGGGTCTGCACCTTGGCATGGACGTCGAGGACTGGCCGCCGGACAACATCGAGGATCTGGCGAAGAAGTTCGAAGACGCCTTTTAA